AATTGCCTTGGAAGAGAAAGGTGTTAAATATGAATACCAGGAAGAGGATCTGGCTCCCAATAAAAGTGATCTTCTCCTGCAAATGAATTCTGTGTACAAGAAAATACCTGTCTTGATCCACAATGGCCAGCCTATATGCGAGTCTCTTATAATTCTTCAATACATTGATGAGGCTTGGGATTACAAACAATTATTACCCATCAACCCATATGACCGTGCCCTTGCTCGCTTCTGGGCCGACTTCATAGATAAAAAAGTAAGGTATTCCCATTTTCTCATTTGTATTGGTGTTTAAGTTCTTTAATACATTTTTAGGCAGTTGTAGTTGGAAATCTTGTGCTAGTCTATTAATGGGATCGTTGGCTAACACAAATCTTCTGTGGTTGCAGTTTTTTGACTCGGGATTTCGTATAGTATGGTCAAAAGACAAGGTTGAGGACGGCAAGCGTGACATGTTGGAGAACCTTCAATTTTTAGAAGGCGCACTAAAAGAGATGTCGGCAGGGGGGTCCCTCCCTTTTTTCGGTGGGAAGGATTTTGGGTTTCTTGATATTGCCTTCATTCCCTTTGCTTGTTGGTTCCATATTTATGAAACTATTGGGAATTTCAAGATACCATTTGACAGTGAATACCCACTTCTTGATGCTTGGGTTAAGAGATGTATGGAGAGGGATAGTGTTAAGAAAGTCCTTCCCTCTCCTGATAGAGCCCTAGAAGACATATTACAATTAAGGGAGAGATATATGGTTGGTTAAattgtttcttcaaatcttaaGCAAGGATGAATCTTTTCTTTGGAATAGATGAATACAAGATGTCCAAAGATGTTAGATGATAGAATTCAATTTATTGTTGAATGATTATAGTGAAGGTAGTGAGTTCTGATGTTCAAACATATCACATAGTTAAatcattcatttttatttatttgtgaatggttaatATGTTTTGAATGATAAATTTATGCAATAGGTATTGAAGTGTGTTGTTATCTAGATTTCATATATTtattattggatttcatgtgtAAACTTTATTTTATGTTTGATTCAATATCAATGATCTTCGATGAAATTTGTATAGTTTGCTTTTTCTGCTATTTTAAAgatgttatttaaattattttttaagtgaTGTATTAAGATAATTTAGTTTTAAGATAAATATTATGATTCAAATACATTTGAATGCAGGAATATTCTGATGAATTTTGATGTTTCATCCCACTAAACGACCTAATTTTACTAAATATTCAATGATGACCTAAAATGTCGATTCCCCATATTAATATTATAAGTATGAAAAGACCTCCGATCGCCATTTTGTTACTCTCCAAAGAAAATATGATACAGAGATATAGAGGGGACATCGCATTTAGAAGTAGAATCCAAAAATTCGACAGATTCCAAGAGCTAATATGCCGAAAATATGATTCCTTAGCCGGCTGTTTTGAGTCGTTATGTAGATGGAGGTTTCCTAAAGCTACTGCTATATTCATTCAAAATACATGATTCCTTGGTTGCCTTTTTCAGATGGAGGTTTGTTGCTGGTCGCATTCCCATAACAAACCTGAACTTGTACTCCATGTGAGGCGACTAAGGATCCTCATTTTTTATTACACCGTCGTTTTACTTCCTATATTAATGATTTCTCCCTAGAATTAAGTTATGATTTTTAAGTAAATTTGAGTAATCAAATCTTCTttgttattttaattaaaaattgaatGCTACTGTCGATCGACCAATGAAATGGACCATACCAGTTTAGAAAAATGAGGTATACAACTTTGCCAGAAATTTTTGAACGGCTAGTGAGATGGGGTGGACAAGCTCGATTGTTTGTTTAGAGTGTGAGTTTGGTACTGATTTTCAATGGTTATTCTTGTAAAAGAAGAATGATAACTATTTTAGTTATTCACAATTAGATAGTTCTGTTTTCTTTTATTCTAATGAAATACAATTTAAGTCTGGCAAAAAGgggaaatttttttatttagaCATAAAATAAATACAAAGGACATGAATTAAACAACCACACCAGTTTTGATTAGGTGGATTTCAATTGTACATTTCATCAGAGGCCCATTTCACTAGACTGTCTGCAACTCCATTCCATTCTTTAGGGATATGACTAAAAGTCACAGATTCCATGAATACACAcaaatgaagaatttgtttaataaCCAAAGCTAAATGTCAGCATACATCATCTAACCTTTGCCTATTCAACAAAGTCACCCCCGCTtgagaatcagattcacaaatgatCTTTCTCCACCCAAGGTCGCAACTACACTCCAGAGCATAAAGAATTGCTGGTAGGTTTGGATGTTCAGTCCTATAGCGATTTGTATGCAATATGTAAACTATATTAGAAATATTTAGATGGTCAAAACTGTACACTACTCTAATTGAATATCAATTCACCCTTAATTAACTATGATTATGATCTTTGCAATTGCTTAGAGTGTAATAGGTCTAAATGTGTGTATGATTTCTTATTTATCCTTCACTTAGTATGTGTCTAAATGTAATGGATAGGGTAAGCCTATGACTGGACTAATTTTCAAAGGAAGAAATACTAGGATGAATTTATAAATGATCTTAAGATTCTTGGTCAATTTTATGGAGTCATACAGTGAGCTACTgtgatggaattttttttttggattgtgcTTCATAAGATTGTTGTCTTTCCATAACTTCTAATACCAGGTTGGAGATCTACTTCTTTTGTTATTGAAATGGATTGTTTGTAAGAGATTATCTGTGGGGATAAGAAATTGATGTTcctattaaattaattatatagttGAATAATATATATGGGGACTACTATTTTTTGTGATTATCTTTTCTAGAAATATTTGCCGTGAATTTTGGATGGCTAGATTGTTGGTCTTGTTTTGGTTAATTCAATTTATTTCATGTTGTGACTTATTTATGCTTCTTTTTTGTTAAGTCCGGCTTTGTCTAaagtgtttaatttattttttggacTCGACCGAATGTTTCTAGACCGTATTGAGAGTTTTTTGTGCTCTATCTTATTTGCGCTATATTATTACTTGTATGCgctaaaaaaaattgtatatgcGGTACTCTATGTATTGTATGTGCTACCATGTTGGGTTTATGCACTCGTCTATGTTATATATGCATTGTCATGTCTGGTATTTTCACTGTTCAAATTAGTATATGCATCACAAAGTCTTGTGTATGCATCACAAAATTTTGTGAATGTGTTGTAATATTGTTCATATGCGCTGAGACAGTTTATGTAGGCACTAGACTGTTGTGTTTGGTGTTTTGAGACATCTTGtctttttgttttgttggttttGCTAGTCCAGAGGCTTTTTTGAGTTTCCTAATGTTGTTCTGAGaatgatttattgatttgagatgattAATGTTGGGAtctaggaacactaagagggggggtgaatcagtgttctgtcgaaatgaacagtttttaactttctagaccatgcttATATATACTTGTAAGCAAATAAACATATAGCAAgaaacaaataaaccatccacataaatgaacaccataacacacaaaatttatacgtggaaaacctcaatgaggaaaaaccacagaggGATTTNNNNNNNNNNNNNNNNNNNNNNNNNNNNNNNNNNNNNNNNNNNNNNNNNNNNNNNNNNNNNNNNNNNNNNNNNNNNNNNNNNNNNNNNNNNNNNNNNNNNNNNNNNNNNNNNNNNNNNNNNNNNNNNNNNNNNNNNNNNNNNNNNNNNNNNNNNNNNNNNNNNNNNNNNNNNNNNNNNNNNNNNNNNNNNNNNNNNNNNNNNNNNNNNNNNNNNNNNNNNNNNNNNNNNNNNNNNNNNNNNNNNNNNNNNNNNNNNNNNNNNNNNNNNNNNNNNNNNNNNNNNNNNNNNNNNNNNNNNNNNNNNNNNNNNNNNNNNNNNNNNNNNNNNNNNNNNNNNNNNNNNNNNNNNNNNNNNNNNNNNNNNNNNNNNNNNNNNNNNNNNNNNNNNNNNNNNNNNNNNNNNNNNNNNNNNNNNNNNNNNNNNNNNNNNNNNNNNNNNNNNNNNNNNNNNNNNNNNNNNNNNNNNNNNNNNNNNNNNNNNNNNNNNNNNNNNNNNNNNNCATGTCTGGTATTTTCACTGTTCAAATTAGTATATGCATCACAAAGTCTTGTGTATGCATCACAAAATTTTGTGAATGTGTTGTAATATTGTTCATATGCGCTGAGATAGTTTATGTAGGCATTAGACTGTTGTGTTCGGTGTTTTGAGACATCTTGtctttttgttttgttggttttGCTAGTCTAGAGGCTTTTCTGAGTTTCCTAATGTTGTTCTGAGaatgatttattgatttgagatgattAATGTTGGGAtctaggaacactgagagggggggtgaatcagtgttttgtcgaaatgaatagtttttaactttctagaccatgcttATATATACCTGTAAGCAAATAAACATATAGCAAgaaacaaataaaccatccacataaatgaacaccataacacacaaaatttatacgtggaaaacctcaatgaggaaaaaccacagagggatttgtgacccacaatatcaattcactggccatatgaaaagatattacatataacaggggcctgcacttgccggaacgtacactgcctagagcatactgctcatcactaaagagcctcattgactacaagctttctaccaaagtaaaatactgaaaatgaactcaggaatgcatttgctatgccaaatagagttttggttctcgttctgctctgtatcggttcataaacttGAACTactaccggtattacttctcctccaagaatgctttccaagctatctacatatcattgcatgatataacattctcttacaaaatgatctctatacatatat
This genomic stretch from Cryptomeria japonica chromosome 8, Sugi_1.0, whole genome shotgun sequence harbors:
- the LOC131857931 gene encoding probable glutathione S-transferase parC, with the protein product MDKVKVLSKWVSMFGMRVPIALEEKGVKYEYQEEDLAPNKSDLLLQMNSVYKKIPVLIHNGQPICESLIILQYIDEAWDYKQLLPINPYDRALARFWADFIDKKFFDSGFRIVWSKDKVEDGKRDMLENLQFLEGALKEMSAGGSLPFFGGKDFGFLDIAFIPFACWFHIYETIGNFKIPFDSEYPLLDAWVKRCMERDSVKKVLPSPDRALEDILQLRERYMVG